Genomic DNA from Marnyiella aurantia:
GGCAAAACTGGAAAACTGGGATCTGGACAGGGTTGCCCTGATGGACAAAATTATCCTGGTAGCCGCTATTACCGAACTGGACCGCTTCCCACTAACACCTGCCAGAGTAATCATAAACGAATATATAGAGATTTCTAAAGTGTACGCCACTGACAGATCCAATATTTTCGTGAACGGTATCCTGGACAAATACACAAAAGAACTAAACAGAATATAAATTTAAAAAAAAGTATGAAAAAATCAATCATTGTTCTGTCGCTATTTGCTGCAGTTTTAGGAGTAACATCCTGTGAAAAGAAAGAAAATACGGAAGTACGTACAGAAGATTCTGTAATAGTTGAGGACAGCATGGCCGCAGCCACAGATATGAATGCCGAAGCGGCAGCCGCAGCGGATCCACAGGCTGAACTCATCAAAAAAGCGCAGTCCTACCCACTTACCAGCCTGGCACTTTCAGAAAATCATTTCGATTTCAAATCCGTTAAGAAAGGAGAAAAAGTAAAGCACGTTTACGAAGTAACCAATACCGGAGAAAATCCACTTATCATCTCTCAGGTTAAGCCTGCATGCGGATGTACTGCCCCAGACTATACCACTACCCCAATACTGCCGGGACAGAAAGGAAGCGTAACACTTGAATTCGATTCTTCAAGTTTTGACGGTCTTCAGAACAAGCAGGCTGAAATTTTTGCAAACGTAGAAAAACCGGTTGTTATTACTTTTTCGGCTAACGTAGTAAACTAATAAATCCAATATGATAAGTATATTTTTACAGGCCCCGGCAGCAGGTGGCAGCAGTATGACAATGATGCTGATGATGGGTCTGATGTTCGTGGGATTTTATTTCCTGATGATTCGCCCCCAAATGAGAAAGGCCAAGCAGGAAAAAGGTTTCCAGGAATCACTGAAAGTAGGTCAGCGTGTGGTTACTACAGCTGGTTTGCACGGCAGAATTGCCCAGATTATGGAAGATGGTGTTGTTATTGAAACCCTTTCCGGAAAGTTGAAGTTTGAAAGGTCATCTATCTCCCGCGATTATACGCAGGCAAGATTTCCTGACAATGCCACTGAGGAAACCAAATAAAAAACACTTATAAAAAGTAAAAACGTACTGAATTTCAGTACGTTTTTTGTTTGGGTGAATGAGGGGTCTCGAACCCCCGACCTCCGGAACCACAATCCGGCGCTCTAACCAACTGAGCTACAATCACCGTTTGAGGTTGCAAATATAGCGCTTTTGGCTAAACTACAAAATTATTCCGTCGAAATTTTTCAATGCCAGCAGCCTTTCCGTGGTAAAACCCTCCGCAAACTGTACACCCGACAGCCTGCCCAGATCCTGAGCCCGGTAAGTCAGGCTTTCCTGAAAATCCTTTGTAGCTATTGGGGTCATAGGTTCATCAGATTTGGGGTCATAAAACTGGGTTTTATAAGCCATACAGGCCTGCAGTTTCACATCCATAAAATCAGAGATATCTACAACAAAATCAGGTTCCAGGTTTTTCCACTGTATATAATGGAAAACCTGCTTGGGTCTCCAGGCGTCTTGCGGCATTCCGTCGTGTTCTGTTTCAATCTTTATAAGTCCGGACAGGAAACAGGCATCCGAAATTAGTTTAGCTGCTTTTCCGTGGTCGGGATGACGGTCTTCTACCGCATTGCCCAAAACAATATTTGGCTGATATTTACGGATCATCTTTACAATCTTCAGCTGATGTTCCTCATTATTCAGCAGAAAGCCATCCTTCATTTTAAGATTTTCCCTGGCAGAGATTTTCAGGATAGATGAAGCTTCTGCAGCTTCCTGAGCACGTGTAATATTTGTGCCCCGTGTTCCCAGTTCTCCCTCTGTAAGATCGATTACCGCCACTGTTCTCCCTTCAGAAATTAGTTTTGCTATGGTTCCGCCACAGCCCAGTTCCACATCATCGGGATGTGCTCCTATGGCTAAAATATCAACTTTCATAAATGGTATTCGGTTTAAAAAAAATCCCGGCCATCAGGCCGGGAATACACAGATGTGTGGATTATTTATTCAGGTTAGCATTCAGGTTTACAGCATCCTCATAACCAGGGTTTAGCTGTACTGCTTTTGCAGCGTAGTCCCTGGCTTTGGCCACGTCCTTTGTCTGGTTAAAGTAGGCCACCAGATAGTAAGCATAGGACAGCGTTTCCTTCTGAGCAGCCTGCTCTTCCGGTTTTTGGGTCAGAACCGTATCAATGAATTTCTGATAAGAAGATTCAGCCATTGCTTCATTTCCTAACTGCTGGTAGGCTGCTCCTTTTGCATAGTAGGAATATGCCCAGGTTGGCGAAAGTGCTATCATCTTATCCCAGGTAAGGATCGCTCCATTCCAGTTCTGTGCTTCCTGATAAGCGCTTCCCAGTTTTACCAGAGCATCGGCATCATTAGGATTGGCAGCAGTCTGCTTTTTCAATGCCTCTATCGCAGGGTTCGTGGGTCCAGCGTTTGCCGCTGCGGTACTGGCACCCCCTCCCTGAATCTTAAGAAGTTCATTGTCCCAGTTCAGCGTCTCATCCTTAGCATTCTTCGCGATGGCGATTTTTTGCTGGGATTCAATCATCATTGAAGATTTCTTTGCCGCATCCTTCTCGTCTTTGGCTAGTCCTGCCAGAATAAGACCTTCAAGTCCGCGGTCAGCAGGGTAAATCCTTGATTTATCTGTAACAGTGTTAATGAAGGTGTTCAGATCTGTCTGTGCCTGCGTATATTTTCCGTCTGCGTAATCAAGATAAGCTCTTAATTTGTATTTGATGGGATCCTCAACAACATTAAACACCTTATCCAATACCGCGCGCGAATTTGCGTAATCTTGGTTGGTAAAATACAGTTTTGATATTTCCAACTGCGTTCCTGGATCTTCATCTGCATATTTGGCATAATTAACCAAAGCCTGTGTTGCTGCCTGCGGCTGCTGGAACTTCATTTCGTAACCTGCAAGTGCGCGGTAAGCCGGTGCATAGGTAGGATCGGTTGAAATAGCCTGCGTTATCCTTTCTTTAGCCATTTTCCACTGATTAGCCTGCATCCACAATGTTCCCATACGTGTGTATACAGAAGCTTTGTTCTTAGCCAGAGGAAGTGCTTTCTCATATGCTGACATAGCCTTACCTGCCACCTGTGGGCTGTTGGTTAGCTGCAAACGGTAAGCATCACCTAATGTATAATAGTAAGGCGCGGGTACACCACCTTTCATAGCTCTTTCCACCGCCTTGTCCAGGTATTGGATAGCCAGTTCAGGATTATTATTCTTTTCGAAAAGAGTAAGTGCCTGTCCGGCTCTGAAAAGAACTTCAGCATCTTTCTCCCTGGAATCTTTAACGATATTCTGGATTTCGGCAACGGCAGACTTATCTCCCTTTCCGAGTTTGATTGTTGCTAAACCGATTCTGTTCAGGTAACTTTTGCTGTCCTCAGCAAGACCCTTTCTGAAATTCTGTTCAGCTGTAGCCCAATCAGGTTCATTCTGCGTCAGGTAGGTATTACCAAGATAAAAATAATTCTCAGCTGAAGGTGATTTACTCACCATCTGTTCAAAATTCTGTTTGGCCTGTGCATATTTATGACTGTCTATGCTGGTAATGCCATCCTGGAGAGTCTGACCAAAAGTAAAATTCGCGAAAAAAGCCGCTGCTACCGCGAAAACTGCTTTTTGGGGTAATTTCATATTATTTTTCATTTAATTATTTTACGATTATATTTAATTCGGGTAATGTTACACAATATCCATTCCAAAAACGAAAAGCGTGCGTTTATCGTACATTCAGCCGGAAAAATTAATACATTTTAACTTCCCTTTGGTAAAGGTTGTATTTCTGAAGTCCTTCCTTATCCACGATCATTTGCCCCAGGTGAGTACAGGAAAAGCGAATAAAGCCGTGCGCGATATTGAATGTACGCTCATTCACCAGAAAATAGAGCACCCTGGTAAAAGGATATGACATGTTGGCAAGATTGGTGGTTTCCGGAGCAACCGTTTTACCCTTGTATGTGATGGGTAGTATCTTCACCTGTTTGCGCAAATTTTCAGCTTCAGCGGAATACGGCCTGCTAAGTGTATTGAGACCTACAACGCCAATTTTATTGGGATAGTTCTGCAGTTCCCGAATGATATTGCTGTTCCCGCTGATTATAGAGTACTGCAGTTCTGCCGGTTTTTTACCCAACTGCTGGGCCACAAAGTTCAGGTTACTGGCATTAGTGCCATCAAACACCAGCTGTTTCTCCGGGGACTGCATAGCGGAACTTATTTCTTCCATAGAAATGCTTTCCCTTTCAGAATCGCGGGGAACTACGAAAACTACAGCATCCGCAGCAAATTTGGCAGGTTCAAATTTAGATTCGGTCACTCTTTCATATTCTTTAATTTCCTCCTCCGAAAGTTCACGGGACATGACGGCCACTTTAGCTTTACCCTGGAGCAAATCCATAAATCCTACATCTTCCTTTCGTGTTTCTACCTTCACCTGTGTGTTGGGATAATGAATCATATACCCGTCCGCAAGCGCTTCCGTAACGCTTCGAAAAGATTCATCGGTCAGTATGGTTACTTCTCCCTGGTGATAGTTTTCAGGAGCAGACTCTGCCTTCTCCGTGCAGCTGAATAAAAAGACCAGCAGCGCAATAATATAAATACTAATCTTCATAACGGTCCTGTCTTATTCTGTGTATGGCTCTGAAAATCCTGAATCCACCGTAAAGCACAAGCAATGCCCCCAACGCATAGGCAATATTAGGTTCCAGCGGTATAAAAAACCAAAATTTCAAAATAACAAAAACCCCAAGAATTATATAGAATATCCCAGCGAGTATAGATAACCAGTTGAACAACATAGTACAAAAATATAAAAAATAAAAAAGAGAGACGGTGTCTCTCTTTATATGATTAATATTGAAAATTCATTGTGATAGGCAACCTATATTTCTGCCTAACAGCCTGTCCATTAATTTTACCAGGTGTCCACTTGTTCCTAATAGATTTGATAGTTCGAACCGCCTCGGCATTAAAGTCTCGGTTTGGACCTTTTGCCACGATATCAGTAATTGAACCATCTCTTTCTACCACAAATGTTATATCTGCCTTAATTGAACCTTCATCACCCTCCATTACACCAGTATCAAAGGAATTTGAAACTTTCTGTCTGAATGCAGACAAACCTCCTGGAAATTCAGCTGCCTGGTCAACCGTATCATATACTTCAGTAGTGCTTACTTTCGGTGCTTCAATCGTCGCAGCCTTAGTACCGGTAGACGGTGGCGGCGGTGGCGGCGTATAGGTTGGTGTTTTCACCCCCTCCTGATTCTGAAGTCCTGTAGTGGTTTCCAGCTGCTTTGAAATTGGCGGCGGTGGAGTTTCCACCTTAGGTGCCTTCTTCGGCTCCGGTACCACATTCTGGATCACCTCCTGCTTTGGCTCCTCCTTTGGAGGAGGAGGTGGTGGTGGTGGTTCTTCCTCCTTAGGCTGCTCCAGGATCACATCTTCCTGTATAATTTCAATCAGGTTCGCATCTACTTCCTTCTTAGCTTCCGCATTCATTTCCTGGATTTTCAGGATAATAAAAGGGGTAAGTGCTAAAACAAGGAACAATACAGTCCCAACTATGAATGAACGCGTAAGAACTCTGCGGTAACTGTTCCGCAGATCATAAGCGCCATACTGCTTATTTCTGTTTTCAAATACAATCTCGTCTAAAGTCAGATCGGGACTGTAATTGTTATCATCTGCCATTTCTTTTCTTTTTTATGGTTAGATTAATTCGTCGGTGCAGGCGCACTTGTGCCGCCTACCTTTCTCTCATAAATAGCCTGTTCCCATGGTTTAACGTCGGTAACACCGTACATTTCACTATTGGTAATAGCCATTTCATCCAGTATATCAACAAAATTCTTATAAACCGCGTCATCAGTTGGTTTTATAATGACCGTAAACTTGGTCTGATCTGCTGCTCTGGCTTTTGCCTGCTTAATGATATTCCTGATTCCTTCTCTGTCAAAAGAAGTTTCATTTAGTGTACCGTCGGTCAGGCTGGTATTATCCTGCTGATGCCAGAAAATCCTGTTGTCCTTGCCAATTAGCAGAGAAATTGAATTGGATAATTTGATTTCCGTATCAGGCGGTTTCTGATTTTCTTTCGGTTTAGCCGGAAGTCCCAGGTCCATTACATTCGGTTTGTTAAACGTCGTTACCAACATGAAGAATGTAATCAAAAGGAACGCCAAGTCCACCATGGGGGTAAGATCTACGTGGGGTACCTGCTTCTTGGAGCGTACCTTGCCACCTTTCCCGCTACTGTCTTTTACTTGTACTTCTGCCATTTCTTTATTCTTGTGCTGTTTCCTGACTTGTTATTAACCAGAACTTCAAGAAATCAATATCTCTCAGTCCTTCGAACAAGGCTTTCACCTTAGGGTACTTAGTCTGCGTATCTCCTTTAATAGCCAACTTATAATCCGGGTTCACCGCTAAACTCTGCTGTACCCAATCAATAAGCTGTGCATTAGCACTATCCATTGGGATTCCGGTAGGGCTTTTGTAAGCCTTACGGTCTTCATCAGGCAGGTTCAGGAAACCTTTAAGCTGATTCATAGGGACACCAATGGCCTGTACCTGTGAAAAGGCTGCCTTCTCGGGATCCGTGAATTTCATACCATACTTCTCTCCCATATTATCCAGCAGCTGCATTCTCTCGCTGCCGTTTTCTACGGGTGTAAAATAGAACTTTCCGTCCGGCGTACTCAGGATAGTCATTAAACTGGCATCCGGAAGAAGTTTTTCAGATATAGAAGATGGCGTGGTTATCGTCTCAACATCAGGTTTTGCAAACTGAGCCGTGAGGATAAAGAACGTAAGGAGCAGAAACGATACGTCGGTCATAGCCGTCATATCTACCCTTATATTATGTCTTTTTGGTTTGACTCTCGCCATTATTATTTTATTTTATTATTAAACTTCACCTAAAAGGACCATTAAACGTATTGAGTGCAATGGTCCCTCACATCTGCAATTTCTTAGTGAAACTCAGCAAATGATTGCTGGATAGACATTGCGATCTCATCAATCTTAAATGTCAGTCCGTCAATTTTGGAAGTAAAATAGTTGTAGAAGATAATCGCTACTGCAGAAGTACCAATACCTAAAGCCGTATTAATAAGTGCCTCGGAGATACCGATTGAAAGAGCAGCAGAGTCTGGTGTACCACCACCGGAACCAAGTGCGTTAAACGCCTTGATCATCCCGATCACGGTTCCAAGAAGTGCTACAAGTGTTGCAACGGTACCCAAAGTGGAAAGAATCATCATGTTTTTCTCCAGCATCGGCATTTCCAGTGTAGTTGCTTCTTCAATTGATTTGTTAAGAGCTACCATTTTC
This window encodes:
- a CDS encoding PstS family phosphate ABC transporter substrate-binding protein, encoding MKISIYIIALLVFLFSCTEKAESAPENYHQGEVTILTDESFRSVTEALADGYMIHYPNTQVKVETRKEDVGFMDLLQGKAKVAVMSRELSEEEIKEYERVTESKFEPAKFAADAVVFVVPRDSERESISMEEISSAMQSPEKQLVFDGTNASNLNFVAQQLGKKPAELQYSIISGNSNIIRELQNYPNKIGVVGLNTLSRPYSAEAENLRKQVKILPITYKGKTVAPETTNLANMSYPFTRVLYFLVNERTFNIAHGFIRFSCTHLGQMIVDKEGLQKYNLYQREVKMY
- a CDS encoding energy transducer TonB codes for the protein MADDNNYSPDLTLDEIVFENRNKQYGAYDLRNSYRRVLTRSFIVGTVLFLVLALTPFIILKIQEMNAEAKKEVDANLIEIIQEDVILEQPKEEEPPPPPPPPKEEPKQEVIQNVVPEPKKAPKVETPPPPISKQLETTTGLQNQEGVKTPTYTPPPPPPSTGTKAATIEAPKVSTTEVYDTVDQAAEFPGGLSAFRQKVSNSFDTGVMEGDEGSIKADITFVVERDGSITDIVAKGPNRDFNAEAVRTIKSIRNKWTPGKINGQAVRQKYRLPITMNFQY
- the bshB1 gene encoding bacillithiol biosynthesis deacetylase BshB1, which codes for MKVDILAIGAHPDDVELGCGGTIAKLISEGRTVAVIDLTEGELGTRGTNITRAQEAAEASSILKISARENLKMKDGFLLNNEEHQLKIVKMIRKYQPNIVLGNAVEDRHPDHGKAAKLISDACFLSGLIKIETEHDGMPQDAWRPKQVFHYIQWKNLEPDFVVDISDFMDVKLQACMAYKTQFYDPKSDEPMTPIATKDFQESLTYRAQDLGRLSGVQFAEGFTTERLLALKNFDGIIL
- the yajC gene encoding preprotein translocase subunit YajC, giving the protein MISIFLQAPAAGGSSMTMMLMMGLMFVGFYFLMIRPQMRKAKQEKGFQESLKVGQRVVTTAGLHGRIAQIMEDGVVIETLSGKLKFERSSISRDYTQARFPDNATEETK
- a CDS encoding ExbD/TolR family protein, which codes for MAEVQVKDSSGKGGKVRSKKQVPHVDLTPMVDLAFLLITFFMLVTTFNKPNVMDLGLPAKPKENQKPPDTEIKLSNSISLLIGKDNRIFWHQQDNTSLTDGTLNETSFDREGIRNIIKQAKARAADQTKFTVIIKPTDDAVYKNFVDILDEMAITNSEMYGVTDVKPWEQAIYERKVGGTSAPAPTN
- a CDS encoding DUF1573 domain-containing protein, with the protein product MKKSIIVLSLFAAVLGVTSCEKKENTEVRTEDSVIVEDSMAAATDMNAEAAAAADPQAELIKKAQSYPLTSLALSENHFDFKSVKKGEKVKHVYEVTNTGENPLIISQVKPACGCTAPDYTTTPILPGQKGSVTLEFDSSSFDGLQNKQAEIFANVEKPVVITFSANVVN
- a CDS encoding tetratricopeptide repeat protein, producing the protein MKNNMKLPQKAVFAVAAAFFANFTFGQTLQDGITSIDSHKYAQAKQNFEQMVSKSPSAENYFYLGNTYLTQNEPDWATAEQNFRKGLAEDSKSYLNRIGLATIKLGKGDKSAVAEIQNIVKDSREKDAEVLFRAGQALTLFEKNNNPELAIQYLDKAVERAMKGGVPAPYYYTLGDAYRLQLTNSPQVAGKAMSAYEKALPLAKNKASVYTRMGTLWMQANQWKMAKERITQAISTDPTYAPAYRALAGYEMKFQQPQAATQALVNYAKYADEDPGTQLEISKLYFTNQDYANSRAVLDKVFNVVEDPIKYKLRAYLDYADGKYTQAQTDLNTFINTVTDKSRIYPADRGLEGLILAGLAKDEKDAAKKSSMMIESQQKIAIAKNAKDETLNWDNELLKIQGGGASTAAANAGPTNPAIEALKKQTAANPNDADALVKLGSAYQEAQNWNGAILTWDKMIALSPTWAYSYYAKGAAYQQLGNEAMAESSYQKFIDTVLTQKPEEQAAQKETLSYAYYLVAYFNQTKDVAKARDYAAKAVQLNPGYEDAVNLNANLNK
- a CDS encoding ExbD/TolR family protein encodes the protein MARVKPKRHNIRVDMTAMTDVSFLLLTFFILTAQFAKPDVETITTPSSISEKLLPDASLMTILSTPDGKFYFTPVENGSERMQLLDNMGEKYGMKFTDPEKAAFSQVQAIGVPMNQLKGFLNLPDEDRKAYKSPTGIPMDSANAQLIDWVQQSLAVNPDYKLAIKGDTQTKYPKVKALFEGLRDIDFLKFWLITSQETAQE